In Gadus macrocephalus chromosome 4, ASM3116895v1, the following proteins share a genomic window:
- the LOC132455467 gene encoding uncharacterized protein LOC132455467, protein MHSVGIQSARLKSTSVGTQLSMGSLKAHVRSKAMQTQVSPVSADFGTTAHLQDSLLTSTPIKGPGWRPSKRPRLELEEEEESDSSNESHKDPLDSTYNPGDSVLTEETDVSYETQPTPNEAKYIVFESCLKQLLENCPVCKGGCDLQQRRIGTYVAFTQKCLHCSYFRHWESQPMAGNTPIGNLQLSAATYFTGSSFIQLQKVCEAMQLQIFQYDTFRRHARNYMEPAIVHKWKMDQQHHFQQQLCLGGSVAVGGDMRADSPGHSAKFGSYSLMNLESNTILDIQLVQSHEY, encoded by the exons ATGCATTCTGTGGGAATACAAAGTGCACGGTTGAAGTCGACATCAGTCGGCACACAGTTGTCCATGGGATCGCTAAAGGCACACGTAAGAAGCAAAG CCATGCAGACACAGGTGTCTCCTGTCAGTGCAGACTTCGGAACAACCGCTCATTTGCAAGACTCACTGCTGACTTCAACCCCAATAAAGGGCCCAGGCTGGCGACCTAGCAAGAGACCACGGCTTgagttggaggaagaggaggagagtgactcCTCAAATGAATCACATAAAGATCCGCTGGACTCGACATACAACCCTGGTGACTCTGTTCTTACAGAGGAAACTGACGTCTC GTATGAGACACAGCCCACACCGAATGAGGCTAAGTATATTGTCTTTGAAAGCTGCCTCAAACAACTGTTAGAAAACTGCCCCGTGTGTAAGGGAGGCTGTGATCTTCAACAGCGAAGGATCGGTACCTATGTGGCTTTCACTCAGAAATGTCTACACTGCAGCTACTTCAGACATTGGGAGAGTCAGCCCATGGCTGGAAATACCCCCATCGGCAACCTGCAACTTTCAGCTGCTACCTACTTCACAGGGTCCTCCTTCATCCAACTACAAAAG GTGTGTGAGGCCATGCAACTCCAGATATTTCAGTATGACACCTTCAGGAGGCATGCAAGGAATTACATGGAACCGGCTATTGTTCACAAGTGGAAGATGGATCAGCAGCATCATTTCCAGCAACAGTTGTGCCTTGGTGGGTCAGTTGCAGTGGGAGGAGATATGAGGGCAGATTCTCCAG ggCACTCAGCTAAGTTTGGCAGCTACTCATTAATGAATCTGGAGAGCAACACCATTCTGGACATTCAACTTGTTCAG agccacgagtattag